In one Bordetella pertussis 18323 genomic region, the following are encoded:
- the moaA gene encoding GTP 3',8-cyclase MoaA translates to MSKVIFLTDRRQADLAAPSADLPPAGEPARDVRARPLRDLRISVTDRCNFRCTYCMPREVFDSSYAFMPHSALLSFEEITRLAAQFARLGVEKIRLTGGEPLLRKNIETLVGMLAELRTPAGRPLDLTLTTNGSLLARKAAALKQAGLSRVTVSLDALDAALFARMSDSNFSPDDVLRGIDAAAEAGLAPVKVNMVVRRGLNDGEILPMARRFRGSGHILRFIEYMDVGSTNGWNLSEVVPSDEVLARIAEHHPLAPLDTPVMGRVAERWRYDDGGGEIGAISSVTHAFCSGCTRARLSPEGRLFLCLFASHGHDLRAPLREGADDDSLARILTGIWGQRDDNYSERRGQGGGAADRIEMSYIGG, encoded by the coding sequence ATGAGCAAAGTCATTTTCCTGACCGATCGCCGCCAGGCCGACCTGGCGGCGCCGAGCGCGGATCTGCCGCCGGCCGGCGAGCCCGCGCGGGACGTGCGCGCCCGGCCGCTGCGCGACCTGCGCATTTCCGTCACCGACCGCTGCAACTTCCGCTGCACGTACTGCATGCCGCGCGAAGTGTTCGACAGCAGCTATGCGTTCATGCCGCACTCGGCGCTGCTGTCGTTCGAGGAAATCACCCGGCTGGCCGCGCAGTTCGCCCGCCTGGGCGTCGAGAAGATCCGCCTGACCGGCGGCGAGCCGCTGCTGCGCAAGAACATCGAAACCCTGGTCGGCATGCTCGCCGAGCTGCGCACGCCCGCTGGCCGCCCGCTGGACCTCACGCTGACCACCAACGGCAGCCTGCTGGCGCGCAAGGCGGCGGCGCTGAAGCAGGCCGGCCTGTCGCGCGTCACCGTCAGCCTGGACGCGCTGGATGCGGCGCTGTTCGCGCGCATGAGCGACAGCAACTTCAGCCCCGACGACGTGCTGCGCGGCATCGACGCCGCCGCCGAGGCGGGGCTGGCACCGGTCAAGGTCAACATGGTGGTGCGGCGTGGCCTGAACGACGGCGAGATCCTGCCCATGGCGCGGCGCTTTCGCGGCAGCGGGCATATCCTGCGCTTCATCGAGTACATGGACGTGGGCAGCACCAACGGGTGGAACCTGTCCGAAGTGGTGCCCAGCGACGAGGTCCTGGCGCGCATCGCCGAGCACCATCCGCTGGCGCCGCTGGACACGCCGGTCATGGGCCGGGTGGCCGAACGCTGGCGCTACGACGATGGCGGCGGCGAAATCGGCGCCATCTCCAGCGTCACGCACGCCTTCTGTTCGGGCTGTACGCGGGCGCGCCTGTCGCCCGAGGGCAGGCTGTTCCTGTGCCTGTTCGCCTCGCACGGCCACGACCTGCGCGCGCCGCTGCGCGAAGGTGCCGACGACGACAGCCTGGCGCGCATCCTGACCGGCATCTGGGGCCAGCGCGACGACAACTACTCCGAACGGCGCGGCCAGGGCGGCGGCGCGGCCGACCGCATCGAGATGAGTTATATCGGGGGGTGA
- the moaC gene encoding cyclic pyranopterin monophosphate synthase MoaC: MSTTPTLSHLDESGQIRMVDVGHKTDTDRVAIARGSVRMNATAYGLLTQPGQGKGEVLNTARVAAVLAAKRCAELIPLCHSLPLAFVGIDFELDEAAHSVHIRATCRTQYKTGVEMEAMTACSVAALTIYDMCKAADKGIVIEQIRLQYKAGGKSGEWRND; this comes from the coding sequence ATGTCTACTACCCCCACCCTGAGCCACCTGGACGAATCGGGCCAGATCCGTATGGTCGATGTCGGCCACAAGACCGACACCGACCGGGTCGCCATCGCGCGCGGCAGCGTGCGCATGAACGCGACCGCCTACGGGCTGCTGACCCAGCCCGGCCAGGGCAAGGGCGAGGTGCTCAACACCGCGCGCGTGGCGGCCGTGCTGGCGGCCAAGCGCTGCGCCGAACTGATCCCGCTGTGCCACAGCCTGCCGCTGGCCTTCGTGGGCATCGACTTCGAGCTCGACGAGGCCGCGCACAGCGTGCATATCCGCGCCACCTGCCGCACCCAGTACAAGACCGGCGTGGAAATGGAGGCCATGACGGCCTGCAGCGTCGCGGCGCTGACCATCTACGACATGTGCAAGGCCGCCGACAAGGGCATCGTCATCGAACAGATACGCCTGCAATACAAGGCTGGAGGAAAAAGCGGTGAGTGGCGCAACGATTAA
- a CDS encoding IS481-like element IS481 family transposase — protein MNTHKHARLTFLRRLEMVQQLIAHQVCVPEAARAYGVTAPTVRKWLGRFLAQGQAGLADASSRPTVSPRAIAPAKALAIVELRRKRLTQARIAQALGVSASTVSRVLARAGLSHLADLEPAEPVVRYEHQAPGDLLHIDIKKLGRIQRPGHRVTGNRRDTVEGAGWDFVFVAIDDHARVAFTDIHPDERFPSAVQFLKDAVAYYQRLGVTIQRLLTDNGSAFRSRAFAALCHELGIKHRFTRPYRPQTNGKAERFIQSALREWAYAHTYQNSQHRADAMKSWLHHYNWHRPHQGIGRAVPISRLNLDEYNLLTVHT, from the coding sequence ATGAACACCCATAAGCATGCCCGATTGACCTTCCTACGTCGACTCGAAATGGTCCAGCAATTGATCGCCCATCAAGTTTGTGTGCCTGAAGCGGCCCGCGCCTATGGGGTCACCGCGCCGACTGTGCGCAAATGGCTGGGCCGCTTCCTGGCTCAGGGCCAGGCGGGCTTGGCCGATGCGTCCTCGCGCCCGACGGTCTCGCCCCGAGCGATTGCGCCGGCCAAGGCGCTGGCTATCGTGGAGCTGCGCCGCAAGCGGCTGACCCAAGCGCGCATCGCCCAGGCGCTGGGCGTGTCAGCCAGCACCGTCAGCCGCGTCCTGGCCCGCGCCGGTCTGTCGCACCTGGCCGACCTGGAGCCGGCCGAGCCGGTGGTGCGCTACGAGCATCAGGCCCCCGGCGATCTGCTGCACATCGACATCAAGAAGCTGGGACGTATCCAGCGCCCTGGCCACCGGGTCACGGGCAACCGACGCGATACCGTTGAGGGGGCCGGCTGGGACTTCGTCTTCGTGGCCATCGATGACCACGCCCGCGTGGCCTTCACCGACATCCACCCCGACGAGCGCTTCCCCAGCGCCGTCCAGTTCCTCAAGGACGCAGTGGCCTACTACCAGCGCCTGGGCGTGACCATCCAGCGCTTGCTCACCGACAATGGCTCGGCCTTTCGCAGCCGCGCCTTCGCCGCGCTGTGCCATGAGCTGGGCATCAAGCACCGCTTTACCCGACCTTACCGCCCACAGACCAATGGCAAGGCCGAACGCTTCATCCAGTCGGCCTTGCGTGAGTGGGCTTACGCTCACACCTACCAGAACTCCCAACACCGAGCCGATGCCATGAAATCCTGGCTACACCACTACAACTGGCATCGACCCCACCAAGGCATCGGGCGCGCTGTACCCATCTCCAGACTCAACCTGGACGAATACAACCTATTGACAGTTCACACCTAG
- a CDS encoding MoaD/ThiS family protein — MSGATIKVLYFARLAELVGKRTEDWPLAETVTGAQLLAALAARYPQLEPAERLKLAVNQTHVKVGASVRPGDEVAVFEPVTGG; from the coding sequence GTGAGTGGCGCAACGATTAAGGTTCTGTATTTCGCGCGCCTGGCCGAACTCGTCGGCAAGCGCACCGAAGACTGGCCGCTGGCCGAAACCGTGACCGGCGCGCAGCTGCTGGCCGCGCTGGCGGCACGCTATCCGCAGCTGGAGCCGGCCGAGCGCCTGAAGCTGGCCGTCAACCAGACGCATGTCAAGGTGGGCGCGTCGGTGCGCCCGGGCGACGAGGTCGCGGTCTTCGAACCGGTGACCGGGGGTTGA
- a CDS encoding lipoprotein — MTSRRLAALSGWAASVLLAGCIAPGGSGGPRGESMSADQFMQTDFNRTVTLEIRDNLASLDTLLDKLYRRNPREWRKSGVADQAAAVARVKRLIEERRPPAGLAGLRDIQVLAVSLDPAYGGDRVAAFVYGLADTLIAAHNDKTRIYLSDVLDGQRIYNAARNVEAAAWLLASRRTAQGEPLLLANEMSAAATNLSFEREFGAIIGRLDLIANLLGENSRRIGINYAQGLLFFNFLPVR, encoded by the coding sequence ATGACGAGCAGGCGGCTGGCCGCACTGTCAGGATGGGCCGCCAGCGTGCTGCTGGCCGGCTGCATCGCGCCCGGCGGCAGCGGTGGGCCGCGCGGCGAATCGATGTCGGCCGACCAGTTCATGCAGACCGACTTCAACCGCACGGTCACGCTGGAGATCCGCGACAACCTGGCCAGCCTCGACACGCTGCTGGACAAGCTGTACCGGCGCAATCCGCGCGAATGGCGCAAGAGCGGGGTGGCGGACCAGGCTGCCGCGGTGGCGCGGGTCAAGCGCCTGATCGAAGAGCGCCGTCCTCCGGCGGGCCTGGCGGGCCTGCGCGACATCCAGGTGCTGGCCGTGTCGCTCGATCCGGCCTACGGCGGCGATCGCGTGGCGGCCTTCGTCTATGGCCTGGCCGACACCCTGATCGCGGCGCACAACGACAAGACCCGCATCTACCTCTCGGACGTGCTCGACGGCCAGCGCATCTACAACGCGGCGCGCAATGTCGAGGCGGCCGCCTGGCTGCTGGCCTCGCGCCGCACCGCCCAGGGCGAGCCGCTATTGCTGGCCAACGAGATGTCGGCCGCGGCCACGAATCTCAGCTTCGAGCGCGAATTCGGCGCTATCATCGGCAGGCTGGACTTGATTGCCAACCTGCTCGGCGAAAACTCCCGGCGCATCGGCATCAACTACGCACAGGGCCTGCTGTTCTTCAATTTCCTGCCAGTCCGCTAG
- a CDS encoding DUF748 domain-containing protein → MPVRMPGVRLTRRTVKVLLATVLVVLLLAGLAAWQVPRIVRGALTQDVSAMLGRDVSVGKIRFNPFTLTLRAHDLALAQPEGAAPLLQVAELDVSASWMSLFWFAPVVDSLVVRQPKVALVREDVTRFNFSDIQKKVADMAAQSPPEPEPESGPPRFSLNNMVLEGGEITLDDKVSGRQQRIDEIALGVPFISTFGYATDIDVQPRVHMRINGSPFDLTGVARPFDTVPSSTLDVSFAGLELEKWADAWPLPLPVKLERALLDSDLQVLFEQPKDAAPRIKVVGELGLRQLDVRESSGDVLAQWSALAVRRIAFEPMQRSLYVGEVELWSPQIQTRRYADQRLNWLDIAQKLQKLGAGDAPAKPTAASAPAPAPAPAPAPAQAQAQAPESATPAAAQAAAAPQASAAAAAPDAWHVVVDAINVRDAELHLRDAVTKLDYVMNGVGATVEGLELPQPPDRPIGLWLTMDSTIDGSWLRAKGSLTLEPLNLDVKVELDRLALARLAPAVRASAPILVEDGRLGAQARVRVAQRDGATQVVAEGAALRLSDLSLRDESVKPAVPVSVKQFEARFDRLALDAQPSPFTLKADGVQGEGALAMQGSLTAQPLALKSSVDLARLDLAPFAPYIASSLNATVRAINLSARGDAEFAAAAGATPMKAAWRGALDVNDLDLADRVNRDDFMQWKRLGLAGMQVSVNGDAFAANLGDITLDDFYGRVLLNAEGRLNVMDLVAEPGQAGCSITQDTQTRARAAAPAKPGPMPDIAIGSVTLKGGKVTFTDRFVKPNYTAELSRIEGSVSAVSSRQPKPAKVNVAGRVYTSAPFSISGTVQPFAQFLSLDLKASAKGVDLPRFTTYSAKYVGYPIKRGKLSLDVQYQIKDRALQASNRVVLNQLTFGDKTDSPDAVKLPVLLAVALLKDSRGNIDINLPISGSLDDPQFSVGGIIVRVLVNLVVKAVTSPFTLLASAFGGGEELSYIEFDPGSAALTPEAESRIETLAKALNDRPGLKLDVAGRADPASDEEGLRQAWVERQIRLAKARDTGGRGKKPPPDGVEVAPAERAQYLEEVYDDTKIEDKPRNFIGMAKSIPAEQMEALLRGAAPLGAEDLRKLADARAQAVYEKLQAEGPADRIFVVAPQLDADGIKDDGKPTRVDFSLK, encoded by the coding sequence ATGCCTGTGCGAATGCCCGGAGTGAGACTCACCCGCCGTACCGTGAAAGTCCTCCTGGCGACCGTGCTGGTCGTGCTGCTGCTGGCCGGCCTGGCGGCGTGGCAGGTGCCGCGCATCGTGCGCGGCGCGCTGACGCAGGACGTCTCCGCCATGCTGGGCCGCGACGTCAGCGTGGGCAAGATCCGCTTCAATCCATTCACGCTCACCCTGCGCGCCCACGACCTGGCGCTGGCGCAGCCCGAGGGCGCCGCGCCGCTGCTGCAGGTGGCCGAACTGGACGTCAGCGCGTCCTGGATGTCGCTGTTCTGGTTCGCGCCGGTGGTCGACTCGCTGGTGGTGCGCCAGCCCAAGGTCGCGCTGGTGCGCGAAGACGTCACGCGCTTCAATTTCTCCGACATCCAGAAAAAGGTCGCCGACATGGCGGCGCAGTCGCCGCCCGAGCCCGAGCCCGAATCGGGCCCGCCGCGCTTCTCGCTGAACAACATGGTGCTCGAAGGCGGCGAGATCACGCTGGACGACAAAGTGTCCGGGCGCCAGCAGCGCATCGACGAGATCGCCCTGGGCGTGCCGTTCATCTCGACCTTCGGCTATGCCACCGACATCGACGTGCAGCCGCGCGTGCACATGCGCATCAATGGCAGTCCGTTCGACCTGACCGGCGTGGCGCGGCCGTTCGATACAGTGCCCAGCTCGACGCTGGACGTGTCGTTTGCCGGACTGGAACTCGAGAAATGGGCCGATGCCTGGCCGCTGCCGCTGCCGGTCAAGCTGGAGCGCGCGCTGCTGGACTCCGACCTGCAGGTCCTGTTCGAGCAGCCCAAGGACGCGGCGCCGCGCATCAAGGTGGTGGGCGAACTGGGCCTGCGCCAGCTGGACGTGCGCGAGTCGTCCGGCGATGTGCTGGCGCAATGGAGCGCGCTGGCCGTGCGCCGTATCGCCTTCGAACCCATGCAGCGCAGCCTGTACGTCGGCGAGGTCGAACTGTGGTCGCCCCAGATCCAGACGCGGCGCTACGCCGACCAGCGCCTGAACTGGCTGGACATCGCGCAGAAGCTGCAGAAACTGGGCGCCGGCGATGCGCCGGCCAAGCCGACGGCTGCTTCCGCACCGGCGCCCGCACCCGCACCCGCACCCGCACCCGCGCAGGCTCAGGCGCAGGCGCCCGAGTCCGCAACGCCGGCCGCCGCCCAGGCGGCCGCCGCGCCGCAGGCCAGCGCCGCCGCGGCTGCGCCCGACGCGTGGCATGTGGTCGTGGATGCGATCAATGTCAGGGATGCCGAGCTGCACTTGCGCGATGCGGTCACCAAGCTGGACTACGTGATGAACGGCGTGGGCGCCACGGTCGAGGGGCTGGAGCTGCCGCAGCCGCCGGACCGGCCGATCGGTCTGTGGCTGACCATGGACAGCACCATCGACGGCAGCTGGCTGCGCGCCAAAGGGTCCTTGACGCTGGAGCCGCTGAACCTCGACGTCAAGGTCGAACTCGACAGGCTGGCCCTGGCGCGCCTGGCGCCGGCGGTGCGCGCCAGCGCGCCCATCCTGGTCGAGGACGGCCGCCTGGGGGCGCAGGCGCGCGTGCGGGTGGCGCAGCGCGACGGCGCCACGCAGGTCGTCGCCGAAGGCGCGGCGCTGCGGCTATCGGACCTGAGCCTGCGCGACGAGTCGGTCAAGCCCGCGGTGCCGGTCAGCGTGAAGCAGTTCGAGGCCCGTTTCGACCGGCTGGCGCTGGACGCCCAGCCGTCGCCCTTCACCCTGAAGGCCGACGGCGTGCAGGGCGAGGGCGCGCTTGCCATGCAGGGCAGCCTGACCGCGCAGCCGCTGGCGCTCAAGTCCAGCGTGGACCTCGCGCGTCTGGACCTGGCGCCGTTCGCGCCGTATATCGCCTCCAGCCTGAACGCCACGGTGCGGGCCATCAACCTCAGCGCGCGCGGCGACGCCGAATTCGCCGCGGCCGCCGGCGCCACGCCCATGAAGGCGGCCTGGCGCGGCGCGCTCGACGTCAACGACCTGGACCTCGCCGACCGCGTCAATCGCGACGACTTCATGCAATGGAAGCGGCTGGGCCTGGCCGGCATGCAGGTGTCGGTCAATGGCGATGCCTTTGCCGCCAACCTGGGCGACATCACGCTGGACGATTTCTACGGGCGCGTGCTGCTCAACGCCGAGGGCCGGCTCAACGTCATGGACCTGGTGGCCGAGCCCGGCCAGGCCGGCTGCTCCATCACCCAGGACACCCAGACCCGCGCCCGCGCCGCGGCGCCCGCCAAGCCGGGCCCGATGCCCGACATCGCGATCGGCAGCGTGACGCTCAAGGGCGGCAAGGTGACGTTCACCGACCGCTTCGTCAAGCCCAACTACACGGCCGAGCTGTCGCGCATCGAAGGCTCGGTCTCGGCGGTGTCCTCGCGCCAGCCCAAGCCGGCCAAGGTCAACGTGGCGGGCCGCGTGTATACCTCCGCGCCGTTCTCCATCAGCGGCACGGTGCAGCCGTTCGCGCAGTTCCTGTCGCTGGACCTCAAGGCCTCGGCCAAGGGGGTGGATCTGCCGCGCTTCACCACGTATTCGGCCAAGTACGTGGGCTATCCGATCAAGCGCGGCAAGCTGTCGCTGGACGTGCAGTACCAGATCAAGGACCGCGCGCTGCAGGCGAGCAACCGCGTCGTGCTCAACCAGCTGACCTTCGGCGACAAGACCGACAGCCCGGACGCGGTCAAGCTGCCGGTGCTGCTGGCGGTGGCGCTGCTCAAGGACAGCCGCGGCAACATCGACATCAACCTGCCGATCTCCGGCTCGCTGGACGATCCGCAGTTCTCGGTGGGCGGCATCATCGTGCGCGTGCTGGTCAACCTGGTGGTCAAGGCCGTGACCTCGCCCTTCACGCTGCTTGCCTCCGCCTTCGGCGGCGGCGAGGAACTCTCGTACATCGAGTTCGATCCGGGCAGCGCGGCGCTCACGCCCGAGGCCGAAAGCCGCATCGAGACGCTGGCCAAGGCGCTGAACGACCGCCCGGGGCTGAAGCTGGACGTGGCCGGCCGCGCCGATCCCGCCAGCGACGAGGAAGGCCTGCGCCAGGCCTGGGTCGAGCGCCAGATCCGCCTGGCCAAGGCGCGCGATACCGGCGGGCGCGGCAAGAAACCGCCGCCCGACGGCGTCGAGGTCGCCCCCGCCGAACGCGCCCAGTACTTGGAAGAGGTCTACGACGATACTAAGATCGAAGACAAGCCGCGCAATTTCATCGGCATGGCCAAGTCGATCCCGGCCGAACAGATGGAGGCGCTGCTGCGCGGCGCCGCGCCCCTGGGCGCCGAGGACCTGCGCAAGCTGGCCGACGCGCGCGCCCAGGCCGTTTATGAAAAGCTGCAGGCCGAAGGGCCGGCCGACCGCATTTTCGTCGTAGCGCCCCAGCTCGACGCCGACGGCATCAAGGATGACGGCAAGCCGACGCGCGTGGACTTTTCCCTGAAGTGA
- the glp gene encoding gephyrin-like molybdotransferase Glp: MLEFDQAQQLLAQAGAPVAGTENVALEQADGRVLATDLAATVDLPPADNSAMDGYAIRLADYQAGACMPVQQRAYAGDMPQALIPGQATRLFTGSLIPAGADTVVMQEDAREADGQVEITQAPTLGQWIRKRGDGTTAGRPLLDAGTLLHAGHVGLLGTQGLASVPVRARLRIGVLTTGDELVAPGQPRAAQQIYNSNGPMLAALVRGMGAQVSHVLHARDDEDALRAALCTLLADSDLVLSSGGVSVGERDMVKPVLEALGGELGLWKVRMKPGKPVALAHIDGKPVVCLPGNPVSSYAVFALLVSPLVRRMQGRAELYPTVSRLPLCTERPRQDSREEFLRVQWRATEDGAGELQPFGNQDSAIITSVPWSTGLARLPAGVPVNDGERVGYYDLRHWLT, encoded by the coding sequence ATGCTTGAATTCGACCAAGCCCAGCAATTGCTGGCGCAGGCCGGCGCACCCGTGGCCGGCACCGAAAACGTGGCGCTCGAACAGGCCGACGGCCGCGTGCTGGCGACCGACCTGGCCGCCACCGTGGACCTGCCCCCGGCCGACAACAGCGCCATGGACGGCTACGCCATACGCCTGGCCGATTACCAGGCCGGCGCGTGCATGCCGGTCCAGCAGCGCGCCTACGCGGGCGACATGCCGCAAGCGCTGATCCCCGGCCAGGCCACGCGCCTGTTCACCGGCAGCCTCATCCCCGCCGGCGCGGACACCGTCGTCATGCAGGAAGACGCGCGCGAAGCCGACGGCCAGGTGGAAATCACCCAGGCGCCCACGCTCGGCCAATGGATACGCAAGCGCGGCGACGGCACCACCGCCGGCCGGCCGCTGCTGGACGCCGGCACCCTGCTGCATGCCGGCCACGTCGGCCTGCTGGGAACCCAGGGCCTGGCCAGCGTACCGGTGCGCGCCAGGCTGCGCATCGGCGTGCTGACCACGGGCGACGAACTGGTCGCGCCCGGACAGCCGCGCGCCGCGCAGCAGATCTACAACTCCAACGGCCCGATGCTGGCGGCGCTGGTGCGCGGCATGGGCGCGCAGGTCTCGCACGTGCTGCATGCGCGCGACGACGAAGACGCGCTGCGCGCGGCGCTGTGCACGCTGCTGGCCGACAGCGACCTGGTGCTCAGTTCGGGCGGGGTCTCGGTCGGCGAGCGCGACATGGTCAAGCCGGTGCTGGAAGCGCTGGGCGGCGAGCTGGGGCTGTGGAAAGTACGCATGAAGCCGGGCAAGCCGGTCGCGCTGGCGCACATCGACGGCAAGCCGGTCGTGTGCCTGCCGGGCAACCCGGTCTCCAGCTATGCGGTGTTCGCGCTACTGGTATCGCCGCTGGTGCGGCGCATGCAAGGCCGCGCCGAACTCTATCCGACCGTCAGCCGCCTGCCGCTGTGCACCGAACGGCCACGCCAGGACAGCCGCGAGGAATTCCTGCGCGTGCAATGGCGGGCCACCGAAGACGGCGCCGGCGAACTGCAACCCTTCGGCAACCAGGACTCGGCCATCATCACCTCCGTGCCCTGGTCCACCGGCCTGGCCCGCCTGCCCGCCGGCGTCCCCGTCAACGACGGCGAACGCGTCGGATACTACGACCTGAGGCACTGGCTAACCTGA
- a CDS encoding substrate-binding domain-containing protein, giving the protein MTYKFRIGLRPQWVLEGGEGAAGQPLQDMLALLAAIDDSGNIAGACKTCGLSYRHAWGVLRRFEALFGMPLLVTRRRLGTALSPFAQRLLWANRRIDARLMPTLESLASELQEELERLLPESGPHLRLHASHGFAVEALMQHLDTRLPGVELRYRTAAEALASLRGNDCDLAGFQVPQGEFEAPILRLYAQWLDPDEHLLIHLAVRNTGLFVVAGNPKGIGGVADLARADVRFVNRQAGSSTYYLVNLMLQRAGVAPAAVQGYQNNEFTHMAVAAHIASGMADTGIGVETAARRFGLDFIPLVRERYFFAIRKTALESAAMRALLEGMRSPEYRGFVGQLPGYDASDTGAIQTLEQAFARDFRPRAAL; this is encoded by the coding sequence ATGACATATAAATTCCGCATCGGCCTGCGGCCGCAATGGGTGCTGGAGGGGGGCGAGGGCGCCGCCGGCCAGCCCCTGCAGGACATGCTGGCGCTGCTGGCCGCCATCGACGACAGCGGCAACATCGCCGGCGCCTGCAAGACCTGCGGGTTGTCATACCGCCACGCCTGGGGCGTGCTGCGCCGTTTCGAGGCGCTGTTCGGCATGCCGCTGCTGGTCACGCGCCGGCGCCTGGGCACGGCGCTGTCGCCGTTCGCCCAGCGCCTGCTGTGGGCCAACCGGCGCATCGATGCGCGGCTGATGCCCACGCTGGAGAGCCTGGCCTCCGAGCTGCAGGAAGAACTGGAACGCCTGCTGCCCGAAAGCGGGCCGCACCTGCGCCTGCACGCCAGCCACGGCTTCGCGGTCGAGGCGCTGATGCAGCACCTGGACACGCGCCTGCCCGGCGTGGAGCTGCGCTACCGCACGGCCGCCGAGGCGCTGGCCTCGCTGCGCGGCAACGATTGCGACCTGGCCGGCTTCCAGGTGCCCCAGGGCGAGTTCGAGGCGCCCATCCTGCGCCTGTATGCCCAGTGGCTGGACCCCGACGAACACCTGCTGATCCACCTGGCCGTGCGCAATACCGGGCTGTTCGTGGTGGCGGGCAATCCCAAGGGCATAGGCGGGGTGGCGGACCTGGCGCGCGCGGACGTGCGCTTCGTCAACCGCCAGGCCGGCTCCAGCACGTACTACCTGGTCAACCTTATGCTGCAGCGCGCCGGGGTCGCGCCGGCGGCGGTGCAGGGTTACCAGAACAATGAATTCACGCACATGGCGGTCGCCGCCCATATCGCCAGCGGCATGGCCGACACCGGCATCGGGGTCGAAACCGCGGCGCGGCGCTTCGGACTGGACTTCATCCCGCTGGTGCGCGAACGCTATTTCTTCGCCATCCGCAAGACGGCGCTGGAGAGCGCGGCCATGCGCGCGCTGCTCGAAGGCATGCGCAGCCCCGAATACCGCGGGTTCGTCGGCCAGCTGCCCGGCTACGATGCCAGCGATACCGGCGCCATCCAGACCCTGGAGCAGGCGTTCGCCCGCGATTTCCGGCCGCGCGCCGCGCTATGA
- the moaB gene encoding molybdenum cofactor biosynthesis protein B, whose amino-acid sequence MNDAKQVSLVCAILTVSDSRSAGDDTSGNMLAESLAHAGHMCVRRDLVKKDLYQIRRVISEWIADPEVQVILVSGGTGFTPRDCTAQTIEPLFDKTIEGFGELFRQLSYEEIGSSAVQSSALAGTANDTVIFCMPGSNHACKLGWNRIIREQLDDAHKPCNFAMHYRAKPDAD is encoded by the coding sequence ATGAACGACGCCAAGCAGGTTTCGCTGGTCTGCGCCATCCTCACCGTCAGCGACTCGCGCAGCGCCGGCGACGACACCTCGGGCAACATGCTGGCCGAGAGCCTGGCGCACGCCGGGCACATGTGCGTGCGGCGCGACCTGGTCAAGAAGGATCTCTACCAGATCCGCCGCGTCATCAGCGAATGGATCGCCGACCCCGAGGTCCAGGTCATCCTGGTGTCCGGCGGCACCGGCTTCACGCCGCGCGACTGTACCGCCCAGACCATCGAGCCCTTGTTCGACAAGACCATCGAGGGTTTCGGCGAGCTGTTCCGCCAGCTCTCGTACGAGGAGATCGGCAGTTCGGCCGTGCAGTCCAGCGCGCTGGCCGGCACCGCCAACGATACCGTCATCTTCTGCATGCCGGGCTCCAACCACGCCTGCAAGCTGGGCTGGAACCGCATCATCCGCGAACAGCTCGACGACGCCCACAAACCCTGCAATTTCGCCATGCACTACCGCGCCAAGCCGGACGCGGACTGA
- a CDS encoding molybdenum cofactor biosynthesis protein MoaE, producing the protein MNIMVIVQEADFDSAALLAALRERVGGQAGAIVTFVGYVRDFAPEQATETLYLDHYPGMCERELETIAATARERWDLAGTVIAHRVGALPRGAQIVFVAAASAHRGDAFRGCEYIIDALKTRAPFWKRETLAAGDSFWVEQRQSDADRTQSWDDPGTPTKEHP; encoded by the coding sequence TTGAACATCATGGTTATCGTCCAGGAAGCCGATTTCGACAGCGCCGCCCTGCTGGCGGCGCTGCGCGAACGCGTCGGCGGACAGGCCGGCGCAATCGTCACGTTCGTGGGCTACGTGCGCGACTTCGCGCCCGAGCAGGCCACCGAGACGCTGTATCTCGACCACTATCCCGGCATGTGCGAACGCGAGCTGGAAACCATCGCGGCCACCGCGCGCGAGCGCTGGGACCTGGCCGGCACGGTCATCGCCCACCGGGTGGGCGCCCTGCCGCGCGGCGCGCAGATCGTGTTCGTGGCGGCCGCCAGCGCGCATCGCGGCGACGCCTTTCGCGGCTGCGAGTACATCATCGACGCCTTGAAGACCCGGGCGCCATTCTGGAAACGCGAAACCCTGGCTGCCGGCGACAGCTTCTGGGTGGAGCAGCGCCAATCCGACGCCGACCGCACCCAGTCCTGGGACGACCCGGGCACGCCCACCAAGGAGCATCCATGA